Within Deltaproteobacteria bacterium, the genomic segment TGCCGTCGCGCTCGACGTCCGTGTACACGACGGCCGCGGCGCCCATGCCGGCCGCGCGGCCCGCGGCCGTCACCGCGTCGAGATCCTCGGCCTCGGTCCAGCCGGCCACGCGCACGCGGCCGGCGCGCGCGTCGAGGCCGACGGCCACGCGGCCCGGGTGGGCGCGGCAGAGCGTCCGGCAGAGCGCCGGGTCGCGGACCGCGACTGTTCCCACCACGACCCGCGCCGCGCCCGCGTCGAGCACGGCCGCCACCGCGTCGGCGTCGCGCAGCCCGCCGCCCACCTGGACCGGGATCGCCGCCGTCCGGCAGATCTCCCGCACCAGCGCCGTCTGCATCGGCCGGCCGGCGCGCGCGCCGTCGAGGTCGACGACGTGCAGCCACTGCGCCCCCGCCGCGGCCCACGCGCGGGCGACCGCGACCGGATCGTCGCCGTAGACGGTCTCCCGGTCGAACGCGCCCTGCAGGAGCCGGACGCAGCGGCCGCCGCGCAGGTCGATGGCCGGATAGACGATCATGACCGGCCGCGCACCACCCGCACGAAGTTCTCGAGCAGGCGGAGTCCCACCGCCTGGCTCTTCTCGGGGTGGAACTGACAGGCGAACACGTTGTCCCGCACCACGCTCGAGGCGAACTCCGCCCCGTACGGCGTCGCGGTCGCGACGAGCGCGGCATCGGCCGGGACGGGGTAGTAGGAGTGCACGAAGTAGACGTAGGCGCCGTCCGCGATGCCCGCGAGGTGCGGCGCCGGCCGCGCGATGCGGAGCGTGTTCCACCCCATGTGGGGCACCTTCCGGTCCGGGTCGGGCGCGAAGCGCACGACGCGCCCGGGCAGGATGTGGAGGCCCTCGATCGGACCGAACTCCTCGCTCTCGTCGAAGAGGAGCTGCATGCCGAGGCAGATGCCGAGGAAGGGACGCCCGGTGGTGATCGCCCGGCGCACCGGCTCGAGGAGGCCGAGCGCCCGGAGGTTCGCCATGCACGCGCCGAAGGCGCCGACGCCGGGCAGCACGACGCCCGGCGCGCCGGCGATGCGCTCGGGGTCGCGCGTCACCTCCGCCGCCTGGCCGACGCGCTCGAACGCCTTGGCGACGCTGCGCAGGTTCCCCATGCCGTAGTCGACGATCGCGAGCGGCCGCATCACGGCTCCCGGGCTCGAGCTAGAGCGTCCCCTTGGTCGAGAGCACGCCCGAGAGGCGGGGGTCGCGCTGCGTCGCCAGGTCCATGGCGCGGGACAGCGACTTGAAGGTCGCCTCGACGATGTGGTGCGGGTTGCGGCCCGAGGCCATGCGGACGTGCAGGTTCATCGCCGCTTGATTGGTGAGCGCGAGCAGGAAGTCGTGAACCAGCTCGACGTCGAAGCTGCCGATCTTCGCCTGCTCGATCTTGACGTCGTAGACGAAGAACGGCCGTCCGGAGAGGTCGACGACGCTCGTCACCAGCGCCTCGTCGAGCGGCACCGCGGCCTCGCCGAAGCGGCGGATGCCGGCCTTGTCGCCGAGCGCCTCGCGGAACGCCTGGCCGAGCGCCAGGCCGACGTCCTCGACCGTGTGGTGATAGTCCACCTCGAGGTCGCCAGTCGCGCGCACGGTGAGGTCGAAGAAGCCGTGGCGGGCGAAGATCTCGAGCATGTGGTTCAGGAACGCGATACCGCTCTCCACCTGGTAGCGCCCGGCTCCGTCGAGGTTCAGCTGCAGGTGGATGTCGGTCTCCTTGGTGCGTCGCGTGACCGTGGCGGTCCGCTCGTGCGGGCGCGACGGGGCGCGGCGGGCGCGAAGGGTCATCGGTTGCCTCCTCTCACGGCGGCGAGCCGCCGCTCGACGGCTCGCCCGTGCGCGTCGAGGCCCTCGAGCCGAGCGAGCCGCACGACCGGCGGCCCGAGGGTGGCGAGCGTGCGCGGGCCGGCCCCGATGACGCTCGTCCGCTTGACGAAGTCGTAGACGCCGAGCGGGGAGGCGAAGCGCGCCGTCCCGCCCGTCGGCAGCACGTGATTCGGGCCGGCGAGATAGTCGCCGAGCGCCTCGGGCGCGTCCTGCCCGAGGAACACGGCGCCCGCGTGGCGCACCCCGGCCGCCACCGGCCCCGGATCGCGCACCGCGAGCTCGAGGTGCTCGGGGGCGAGCCGGTTCGCGATCTCGACCGCCTCGGCCACCGAGCGCGTGACGACGATCGCCCCGAAGGCCGCGAGCGCGCGCTCGGCGATGGCACGCCGCGGAAGCGTGGCGAGCTGCGCCGCGAGGGCCGCGGCGACCCGGGCGGCAAGCCGGCGGTCCGTGGTCAGGCAGACCGCCGCCGCGAGCGGGTCGTGCTCGGCCTGGGCGAGCATGTCGGCCGCCACCAGCTCCGGGTCGGCCGAGCGGTCGGCCACGATCACCACCTCGCTCGGGCCGGCAATCGCATCGATGGCGACGTGCCCGTAGCAGAGCCGCTTCGCGGTCGCGACGTAGATGTTGCCCGGACCGACGATCTTGTCGACGCGCGGCACGGTCTCGGTGCCGAACGCGAGCGCCGCGATGGCCTGGGCTCCGCCCAGGCGATAGAGCCGGTCGACGCCAGCCACGTGGCAGGCCGCCAGAATGAGGGGATTGTCGAGAGGGTGGTCGCCGCCCTTCTGCGCCGGGGTGACCGCGATCACCTCCCGGACGCCGGCGACCCGGGCGGTGACCACGGTCATCAGGACCGTCGACGGATAGACCGCGCGGCCGCCCGGGATGTAGACGCCGACCCGCGCGAGCGGCTCGATGCGCTGGCCGAGCCGCGCGCCGGTCGCGTCGCGGAAGGACCAGGAGCGCTCGCGCTGGCGCGCGTGGAAGGCGCGGATGCGGCGCGCGGCGAGCGCGAGATCGCGGCGTACGCTCGGCGGCTGCTTCCGATAGGCCCGCGCCAGCGCGCCGTCGGGCACACGCAGCTCGCCCCGCCGGAGCGAGACGCCGTCGAACCGCCGGGTGAATGCCAGGAGCGCGCGGTCGCCGCGCCGCCGCACGGCCTCGATGATGCGGCGGACGTCCGCCTCCACCCTGGCACCCGCCGCCTCCCCGCGCCGCTCCAGGCGCGCGAGGCGCCGCCGCGCGGCGGCGCTGCCCGAGGTGCAGACGAGGTCGGTCACGGGGCGCCCGCCTCGCGCCGGATGTCGGCCCCGAGAGCTCGGAGCTTCTCCTCGACGCGCTCGTAGCCCCGGTCGAGGTGGTAGACGCGCGCGACCCGCGTCGTCCCGCGCGCCGCGAGCCCGGCGAGCACCAGGCAGACGCTCGC encodes:
- the hisA gene encoding 1-(5-phosphoribosyl)-5-[(5-phosphoribosylamino)methylideneamino]imidazole-4-carboxamide isomerase, with amino-acid sequence MIVYPAIDLRGGRCVRLLQGAFDRETVYGDDPVAVARAWAAAGAQWLHVVDLDGARAGRPMQTALVREICRTAAIPVQVGGGLRDADAVAAVLDAGAARVVVGTVAVRDPALCRTLCRAHPGRVAVGLDARAGRVRVAGWTEAEDLDAVTAAGRAAGMGAAAVVYTDVERDGTELGPDLAGTRAVARAAGLPVIASGGIGSLDHLRAVAALGADGVAGVIIGRALYTGAVRLADALAVAGAA
- the hisH gene encoding imidazole glycerol phosphate synthase subunit HisH, with protein sequence MRPLAIVDYGMGNLRSVAKAFERVGQAAEVTRDPERIAGAPGVVLPGVGAFGACMANLRALGLLEPVRRAITTGRPFLGICLGMQLLFDESEEFGPIEGLHILPGRVVRFAPDPDRKVPHMGWNTLRIARPAPHLAGIADGAYVYFVHSYYPVPADAALVATATPYGAEFASSVVRDNVFACQFHPEKSQAVGLRLLENFVRVVRGRS
- the hisB gene encoding imidazoleglycerol-phosphate dehydratase HisB → MTLRARRAPSRPHERTATVTRRTKETDIHLQLNLDGAGRYQVESGIAFLNHMLEIFARHGFFDLTVRATGDLEVDYHHTVEDVGLALGQAFREALGDKAGIRRFGEAAVPLDEALVTSVVDLSGRPFFVYDVKIEQAKIGSFDVELVHDFLLALTNQAAMNLHVRMASGRNPHHIVEATFKSLSRAMDLATQRDPRLSGVLSTKGTL
- the hisD gene encoding histidinol dehydrogenase; translation: MTDLVCTSGSAAARRRLARLERRGEAAGARVEADVRRIIEAVRRRGDRALLAFTRRFDGVSLRRGELRVPDGALARAYRKQPPSVRRDLALAARRIRAFHARQRERSWSFRDATGARLGQRIEPLARVGVYIPGGRAVYPSTVLMTVVTARVAGVREVIAVTPAQKGGDHPLDNPLILAACHVAGVDRLYRLGGAQAIAALAFGTETVPRVDKIVGPGNIYVATAKRLCYGHVAIDAIAGPSEVVIVADRSADPELVAADMLAQAEHDPLAAAVCLTTDRRLAARVAAALAAQLATLPRRAIAERALAAFGAIVVTRSVAEAVEIANRLAPEHLELAVRDPGPVAAGVRHAGAVFLGQDAPEALGDYLAGPNHVLPTGGTARFASPLGVYDFVKRTSVIGAGPRTLATLGPPVVRLARLEGLDAHGRAVERRLAAVRGGNR